Proteins encoded by one window of Xiphias gladius isolate SHS-SW01 ecotype Sanya breed wild chromosome 15, ASM1685928v1, whole genome shotgun sequence:
- the LOC120800717 gene encoding complement C1q-like protein 2, which produces MRAIACTLFVLGLLWDSMRAENTISSLRAAAVAWEGELLCRKWDCECAFKRQRGCCCANSELQETEDQIFVRMMDLSMRISQLGDGILEVIGGIRVAFTASMGPTANCFGPFTRNSPIPYDVITLNQGSGYNPTLGIFTAPLSGLYSFSFSVYSKVGVAGERMYYKVQLMRNGEVVASTWEDNREDSEDSSSQTVLLSLQQGGQVYVELVIGRQLCGNVKGLNTFSGSLIYPNLA; this is translated from the exons ATGAGAGCTATAGCATGCACTCTGTTTGTCTTGGGCCTGCTGTGGGACAGTATGAGAGCCGAAAACACTATCAGCAGCCTACGAGCAGCAGCAG TAGCCTGGGAGGGGGAGCTGCTGTGCAGAAAGTGGGACTGTGAATGTGCATTCAAGCGCCAGCGGGGCTGCTGCTGTGCCAACTCTGAGCTCCAGGAAACGGAGGATCAAATCTTTGTGAGAATGATGGACCTGTCGATGAGAATATCCCAACTGGGTGACGGCATCCTTGAAGTCATAG GAGGAATACGGGTTGCGTTCACAGCTTCCATGGGCCCGACAGCAAACTGCTTTGGACCTTTCACCAGAAACAGTCCCATTCCTTATGATGTCATCACGCTCAACCAAGGAAGTGGATATAACCCCACTCTGG GTATATTCACAGCACCTCTTTCCGGACTGTACTCCTTCTCTTTCTCGGTCTACTCCAAGGTGGGCGTGGCAGGCGAGAGGATGTACTACAAGGTGCAGCTCATGAGAAACGGGGAGGTGGTGGCCTCCACTTGGGAGGACAACAGGGAGGACTCAGAAGACAGCAGCTCTCAGACTGTACTGCTCTCACTGCAGCAGGGAGGCCAAGTCTATGTAGAGCTAGTGATCGGCAGGCAGCTGTGTGGGAATGTCAAGGGCCTAAACACCTTCTCTGGATCCTTGATTTACCCCAATCTCGcataa
- the LOC120800723 gene encoding LOW QUALITY PROTEIN: ecto-ADP-ribosyltransferase 5-like (The sequence of the model RefSeq protein was modified relative to this genomic sequence to represent the inferred CDS: substituted 1 base at 1 genomic stop codon), translating into MKSTMLIFAPLCLLLCWTLPVGSKKISIFTSRDADXAIPLNMAVDAIDDMYYGCNAMMEKLVGNNYFQKENMGLFKDVWKRANSCATQRFAHRDKGDEALTENHMQAICVYTGDDSKFYETFNAAVRTNKTIYGTSFPFHFLHFWLTSAVQINKTCSTTYRRTTDVFTGEDNQTIRFSSFTSSSFRTNLRKFGKKTCFKIKTCVGADLKKYPRLKDKEQEVLIPPYEMFKITRIIKNKPVENMNDCENVYILESAGIHSNLNCHAA; encoded by the exons ATGAAGAGTACCATGCTTATCTTTGCACCACTGTGTTTGCTCCTTTGCTGGACGCTTCCTGTTGGCTCCAAAAAG ATCAGCATCTTCACTTCACGAGATGCCGACTAGGCCATCCCACTGAACATGGCTGTAGATGCTATTGATGACATGTACTACGGCTGCAATGCAATGATGGAAAAATTGGTCGGCAACAATTACTTTCAAAAAGAGAATATGGGATTATTTAAGGATGTCTGGAAAAGGGCAAATAGTTGTGCAACCCAAAGATTTGCACATAGAGATAAAGGAGATGAGGCTTTAACCGAGAATCACATGCAAGCAATCTGTGTTTATACAGGTGACGATAGCAAGTTTTATGAGACGTTCAATGCTGCAGTCcgtacaaacaaaacaatctatGGCACCTCCTTTCCATTCCACTTCTTACATTTCTGGCTGACATCTGCTGTACAAATCAACAAAACCTGCAGCACCACTTACCGCAGAACCACTGATGTGTTTACTGGCGAGGACAATCAGACAATTCGGTTTAGTTCTTTTACCTCCAGCTCTTTCAGAACAAACCTTCGCAAGTTTGGTAAGAAGACCTGCTTTAAAATTAAGACCTGTGTAGGAGCAGACTTGAAGAAATATCCACGCTTGAAAGATAAAGAACAAGAAGTGCTCATCCCCCCTTATGAGATGTTCAAAATAACGAGgataatcaaaaataaacctGTAGAAAATATGAACGACTGTGAAAATGTGTATATCCTAGAGAGTGCAGGAATCCACAGCAATCTAAACTGTCACGCTGCATAA